The following coding sequences are from one Biomphalaria glabrata chromosome 8, xgBioGlab47.1, whole genome shotgun sequence window:
- the LOC129927852 gene encoding uncharacterized protein C2orf16-like codes for MTSCDGQHRHLAISQVRIEVKESKTITVKNHHSQEPSRSRTITVKNHHGQEPSQSRTITVNNHHGQEPSRSRTITVKNHHSQEPSRSRTITVKNHHGQEPSKSRTITGTITVKNHHSQEPSRSRSITVKNHHGQEPSQSRTITVKNHHGQEPSQSRTITVKNHHSQEPSRSRTITVKNHHGQEPSRSRTITVKNHHGQEPSQSRTITVKNHHSQEPSQSRTITVKNHHGQEPSQSRTITVKNHHSQEPSRSRTITVKNHHSLEPSQSRTIMVKNHHGQEPSRSRTITAKNHHGQEPSRSRTITAKNHHGQEPSRSRTITAKNHHGQEPSQSRTITVKNHHGQEPSRSRTITVKNHHGQEPSRPRTITAKNHHGNHHSQEPSRSRSITVKNHHGQEPSRSRTITVKNHHSQEPSRSRTITVKNHHSQEPSQSRTITVKNHHSQEPSRSRTITVKNHHGQEPSRSRTITE; via the coding sequence ATGACGAGTTGCGACGGCCAACATCGTCACCTCGCAATTTCACAAGTACGAATCGAAGTCAAAGAGTCAAAAACCATCACAGTCAAGAACCATCACAGTCAAGAACCATCACGGTCAAGAACCATCACAGTCAAGAACCATCACGGTCAAGAACCATCACAGTCAAGAACCATCACAGTCAATAACCATCACGGTCAAGAACCATCACGGTCAAGAACCATCACAGTCAAGAACCATCACAGTCAAGAACCATCACGGTCAAGAACCATCACAGTCAAGAACCATCACGGTCAAGAACCATCAAAGTCAAGAACCATCACGGGAACCATCACAGTCAAGAACCATCACAGTCAAGAACCATCACGGTCAAGATCCATCACAGTCAAGAACCATCACGGTCAAGAACCATCACAGTCAAGAACCATCACAGTCAAGAACCATCACGGTCAAGAACCATCACAGTCAAGAACCATCACGGTCAAGAACCATCACAGTCAAGAACCATCACGGTCAAGAACCATCACGGTCAAGAACCATCATGGTCAAGAACCATCACGGTCAAGAACCATCACAGTCAAGAACCATCACGGTCAAGAACCATCACAGTCAAGAACCATCACGGTCAAGAACCATCACAGTCAAGAACCATCACAGTCAAGAACCATCACGGTCAAGAACCATCACGGTCAAGAACCATCACAGTCAAGAACCATCACGGTCAAGAACCATCACAGTCAAGAACCATCACGGTCAAGAACCATCACGGTCAAGAACCATCACAGTCTAGAACCATCACAGTCAAGAACCATCATGGTCAAGAACCATCACGGTCAAGAACCATCACGGTCAAGAACCATCACGGCCAAGAACCATCACGGTCAAGAACCATCACGGTCAAGAACCATCACGGCCAAGAACCATCACGGCCAAGAACCATCACGGTCAAGAACCATCACGGCCAAGAACCATCACGGGCAAGAACCATCACAGTCAAGAACCATCACGGTCAAGAACCATCACGGCCAAGAACCATCACGGTCAAGAACAATCACGGTCAAGAACCATCACGGCCAAGAACCATCACGGCCAAGAACCATCACGGCCAAGAACCATCACGGGAACCATCACAGTCAAGAACCATCACGGTCAAGATCCATCACAGTCAAGAACCATCATGGTCAAGAACCATCACGGTCAAGAACCATCACGGTCAAGAACCATCACAGTCAAGAACCATCACGGTCAAGAACCATCACAGTCAAGAACCATCACAGTCAAGAACCATCACAGTCAAGAACCATCACGGTCAAGAACCATCACAGTCAAGAACCATCACGGTCAAGAACCATCACAGTCAAGAACCATCACGGTCAAGAACCATCACGGTCAAGAACCATCACGGAGTGA